The sequence below is a genomic window from Ottowia sp. SB7-C50.
AGCGGTTGGATCGCCTATCGCGCCAAGCCGAGCGTCTGGAGCGCGACCAGAACATCCAGATCGAAACGCTGGCGCTGTTCATTCGCTACTTCCTGACCGTCAGCACGCCGGTTCCCGAAGCGCATCAGGAGGCGGCCCGCGCGCATGGCAAGGCGCGGTTCGAGCAGTTCGTCGAACAGTTGGGCCGCCACCTTATGCGCGGGCGCAGTTTGGTGCGTGACGTGGTGGAGGAACTGCACCCCGACCCGATGCGGATGGATGACGCGGCGGCAGTTGCCGAAGCGCGGGAGCGTGCCTCATGAGCGCCCGCATCTCCACTGAAGGGCAGTCCATGACCGCCACGTCGCTCGACCGGCGCATTCAGATGCTGCGCACGGCAATGGGGCCGCTGATCTCTGCCGCGCTGGAGGACCCGGACGTGGTGGAAGTGATGCTGAATCCCGACCGGACGCTATGGGTAGATCGGTTGTCCTCGGGCCGCGCGCCGATGGGCGTGGAGCTGTCCGAAGCGGACGGCGAACGCATCATCCGGCTGGTCGCGGCCCACGTCGGAGCGGAAGTCCATCGCGGCCAGCCGCTCTTATCCGCCGAGCTGCCCGAAACCGGGGAGCGCTTCGAGGGCATCTTGCCGCCGGCCGCCCCGGGGCCGGCCTTCGCCTTGCGCAAGCGCGCCATCGGCGTGATCCCTCTGGAGCGGTACGTCGTCGACAGAATGATGACCAGCGCCCAGGCGGGCTTTCTGGTTCGGGCCGTGCGCGAGCGGCAGAACGTCCTGATCGCCGGTGCCACCAGCAGCGGCAAGACTACGCTTGCCAACGCGCTGCTGGCCGAGATTGCCGCCACGGGCGATCGCGTGCTGGTGCTCGAAGACACGGTGGAGCTGCAATGCGCGGCCCGTGACCACGTGCCGCTGCGCACGCGCGCGGGCGTGGTGTCCATGACCGAGCTGGTGCGCTCGTCGATGCGCCTGCGCCCGGATCGCGTCGTCGTCGGCGAGGTGCGCGGTGCCGAGGCGCTGGATCTCATCAAGGTGTGGGGCACGGGCCACCCCGGCGGCATCGCCACGATCCATGCCGGCTCC
It includes:
- a CDS encoding ribbon-helix-helix protein, CopG family, with translation MSQHRLNLFIQPEHAKRLDELAAKKGVSKSSIVAAALASWLSPDAADQREAAIAKRLDRLSRQAERLERDQNIQIETLALFIRYFLTVSTPVPEAHQEAARAHGKARFEQFVEQLGRHLMRGRSLVRDVVEELHPDPMRMDDAAAVAEARERAS
- the trbB gene encoding P-type conjugative transfer ATPase TrbB; the protein is MSTEGQSMTATSLDRRIQMLRTAMGPLISAALEDPDVVEVMLNPDRTLWVDRLSSGRAPMGVELSEADGERIIRLVAAHVGAEVHRGQPLLSAELPETGERFEGILPPAAPGPAFALRKRAIGVIPLERYVVDRMMTSAQAGFLVRAVRERQNVLIAGATSSGKTTLANALLAEIAATGDRVLVLEDTVELQCAARDHVPLRTRAGVVSMTELVRSSMRLRPDRVVVGEVRGAEALDLIKVWGTGHPGGIATIHAGSALGALLRLEQLILEVAVNPPRALIAEAVNVVIHIAGRGRKRRIESIARVVGFDGVGYQLADALETPFPELPPLPDAAPAAATSPSPHSLGELP